A stretch of Ranitomeya variabilis isolate aRanVar5 chromosome 3, aRanVar5.hap1, whole genome shotgun sequence DNA encodes these proteins:
- the LOC143815994 gene encoding uncharacterized protein LOC143815994 isoform X1 yields MERLLRLQLLATSTKPTKSRFLQLGQRLIDKCKQTTFFSQGTQGRAQQRRPTRRSRRKNGNEIPGEPSNLVLNISSYSLSPAELTVLQKGLSFCPTPKWDAFQLDKDLQRFYRSVRLKTHFCAMPQAQSSGGSLVQGSMTPELSISTLGLHNPSTFSPPHTYHATETFISLVDREIKSLTHEQRLGFYPTHNNLTVVEKQALDTLRSNKSIIIKPADKGGAVVVMDRIQYCSEITKQLSDTETYQIIPGDPTFKIRKKIQDLINPFLLDNTIDQKTATFLQNQHPITPVFYVLPKIHKSLINPPGRPIVASTDSILSPLSVFLEKILTPLIKTTRAFLLDTGQFLGIIKGIRCIPTHSLLVTLDVNSLYTSIEHVKGIAATKSLLEKSGMSIRTSQLCLELLTLILYENFFLYQDTYYVQTRGTAMGSNVAPAYANAFMNQFEIEHIYDNELFLTYVTNYVRYIDDIFFIWTGTADTLHHFFTYLNSISPGLQFTIHHDTQKISFLDTWVIKDDNGNLTTDIFTKPTDCNNLLHYSSCHPKTTKNSLPRSQFKRVSRIVTNPALRQDRMDTMAFKFQERKYPSKLLDQEKLRINSPHPPPPRERPKERLPFVHTHHPFMPKIYSVIRKHWSLLHKAYPSVEPFQSPPMMSTRRPKNIKDQLVRADIGSTQPRTTQRLLASQRRGTFPCLNCAACSNVIRSDTVTHPRTGKSYPIQGYFTCNTNFAIYVIKCPCGLLYVGETTQHVKDRIASHKSTIRCGKTWLPIPDHFVTFKHSVAQLKFQIIEQVPRPRRGGNHIKLLKARETFWIHTLDTLAPRGLNREIDWQVC; encoded by the coding sequence ATGGAACGACTCCTCCGCCTCCAACTCCTGGCGACGTCCACCAAACCAACGAAGAGTCGATTCCTTCAGCTCGGGCAGCGACTCATCGATAAGTGCAAACAGACCACGTTTTTTTCACAAGGGACGCAGGGGAGGGCACAACAACGCAGACCAACAAGAAGGTCACGGCGAAAGAATGGCAACGAGATCCCAGGTGAGCCATCGAACTTGGTATTAAACATCTCTAGCTACTCCCTCTCCCCTGCAGAACTGACGGTACTACAGAAGGGTTTATCCTTCTGCCCTACGCCAAAATGGGACGCGTTTCAACTTGACAAGGATTTACAACGGTTCTATCGATCTGTAAGGTTAAAAACTCATTTTTGTGCCATGCCTCAAGCTCAATCGAGTGGTGGCTCCTTGGTCCAAGGAAGCATGACTCCTGAGCTGTCTATCTCTACCTTGGGACTCCACAACCCAAGCACTTTCTCTCCTCCTCACACCTATCACGCCACAGAGACCTTCATTTCTTTGGTGGATCGTGAAATCAAATCCCTTACGCATGAACAGCGCCTTGGATTTTACCCTACACATAATAACCTCACGGTAGTCGAGAAACAGGCTTTGGACACTCTCCGCTCAAACAAGAGCATTATTATAAAACCCGCAGACAAGGGGGGCGCTGTGGTAGTGATGGATCGGATCCAGTATTGTAGTGAAATCACTAAACAGCTCTCAGATACGGAGACATACCAGATCATTCCTGGTGACCCGACTTTCAAGATCCGGAAAAAAATCCAGGATCTCATTAATCCCTTTCTCCTGGATAACACTATTGATCAAAAAACAGCCACCTTCCTTCAGAATCAGCATCCCATCACACCCGTTTTCTACGTattacccaaaatacacaaatccCTTATCAATCCCCCAGGtaggcccattgtggcctccacagaCTCCATCCTTTCACCACTTTCCGTTTTTCTGGAGAAAATCCTCACTCCACTGATAAAAACCACTAGGGCTTTTCTATTAGATACTGGTCAATTTCTTGGAATCATCAAAGGCATCCGTTGCATCCCTACTCATAGCCTCCTAGTAACGCTCGATGTCAACAGTCTATATACCTCGATTGAACATGTGAAGGGTATTGCAGCCACTAAATCTCTACTTGAGAAATCTGGCATGTCCATAAGAACCTCCCAACTCTGTCTCGAACTCCTCACACTGATACTCTATGAGAATTTTTTTCTATACCAGGACACGTATTATGTCCAAACGCGTGGGACCgctatgggctcaaatgtagccccaGCTTATGCGAACGCATTCATGAATCAGTTTGAGATTGAACACATATATGACAATGAACTATTCCTAACCTACGTCACCAATTATgttcgctatattgatgatattttcttcATTTGGACAGGGACAGCAGACACTCTGCACCACTTCTTTACATACCTCAATTCCATTTCCCCGGGGCTTCAATTTACTATCCATCATGATactcagaaaatttcctttttggacaCCTGGGTTATAAAAGATGACAATGGCAATCTCACTACTGACATATTTACCAAACCGACGGATTGCAACAATTTGTTGCATTACTCTAGTTGTCATCCGAAAACAACCAAAAATAGTCTCCCACGGTCACAATTTAAGAGAGTCTCTCGTATTGTCACCAACCCTGCTCTACGCCAGGACAGAATGGACACTATGGCCTTCAAATTCCAGGAAAGAAAGTACCCTTCAAAACTCTTGGACCAGGAGAAACTACGTATCAATTCCCCACATCCTCCTCCACCCCGGGAGCGACCGAAGGAGCGCTTACCCTTTGTGCATACACACCATCCTTTTATGCCCAAAATATACTCTGTAATTAGGAAGCACTGGTCCCTCTTACACAAGGCTTACCCCTCGGTGGAACCTTTTCAATCACCACCCATGATGAGCACAAGAAGACCGAAAAACATCAAGGATCAGCTGGTACGGGCTGACATTGGGAGTACCCAACCACGGACCACACAGAGGCTTCTGGCCAGCCAACGGCGTGGCACTTTTCCCTGCCTCAATTGTGCAGCGTGTTCAAACGTGATCAGGTCCGATACGGTCACTCACCCTAGGACAGGGAAATCGTATCCTATTCAGGGTTACTTTACCTGTAACACTAACTTTGCCATCTACGTGATTAAGTGTCCCTGCGGCCTCctttatgtgggtgaaaccacccaACACGTGAAGGATCGGATCGCGAGCCACAAGTCAACTATTCGTTGTGGCAAAACATGGCTGCCCATCCCTGACCATTTTGTCACATTCAAACATTCCGTGGCCCAATTAAAATTTCAAATAATCGAACAGGTTCCACGCCCCAGAAGAGGGGGCAATCATATCAAATTATTAAAAGCCAGGGAGACGTTCTGGATACATACTCTAGACACTTTGGCCCCTAGGGGACTCAATAGAGAAATTGACTGGCAGGTGTGTTAA